A part of Methanomassiliicoccales archaeon genomic DNA contains:
- the cysK gene encoding cysteine synthase A, protein MRFNSILDTIGRTPIVRLNRTVTEGYAEVYVKMESFNPMHSVKDRVALALIEDAEKRGVLRPGMCVVEPTSGNTGIGLAMVCAAKGYRLILTMPENMSSERRKLLSAMGAGVILTPASEGMSGAVMKAKEICSSSPDHFIPQQFENQANVEIHYRTTAEEILADMPDIDLFVAGIGTGGTITGVGKALKEKKPGTWVVGIEPAGSPVLGGGRPGPHKIQGIGAGFKPKIFDRKYVDWILTVKDEDAYRWARKIAREEGILVGISGGAALSAAMEMAKDLPGKKILALIPDSGERYLSTDLFNE, encoded by the coding sequence ATGAGATTCAATAGCATACTTGATACCATAGGCAGGACCCCTATCGTGAGGCTCAACAGAACAGTTACTGAAGGCTATGCTGAGGTCTATGTCAAGATGGAGTCATTCAATCCCATGCACTCTGTCAAGGACAGGGTCGCTCTGGCTTTGATCGAGGATGCTGAAAAAAGAGGCGTCCTCCGGCCAGGGATGTGCGTGGTCGAGCCGACATCTGGCAATACAGGCATCGGTCTGGCAATGGTGTGCGCGGCAAAGGGCTACAGGCTCATATTGACGATGCCTGAGAACATGAGCTCGGAGAGGCGCAAGCTCTTGAGCGCGATGGGGGCGGGGGTCATCCTGACGCCGGCATCGGAAGGGATGTCCGGCGCCGTCATGAAAGCGAAAGAGATATGCTCATCCTCACCTGACCATTTCATCCCCCAGCAGTTCGAGAACCAAGCAAATGTCGAGATACATTATAGGACCACGGCGGAAGAGATCCTGGCGGATATGCCAGATATCGACCTATTCGTTGCTGGTATAGGTACTGGAGGAACGATAACGGGAGTGGGGAAGGCTCTGAAGGAGAAAAAGCCTGGGACATGGGTCGTCGGCATCGAACCTGCAGGCTCCCCCGTGCTGGGAGGAGGTAGACCAGGCCCTCATAAGATACAAGGTATCGGTGCTGGTTTTAAGCCAAAGATCTTCGACCGAAAGTATGTAGATTGGATATTGACGGTCAAAGACGAGGACGCATATAGGTGGGCCAGGAAGATCGCGAGAGAGGAGGGCATCTTGGTGGGGATCTCAGGAGGGGCGGCGCTCTCTGCAGCGATGGAGATGGCCAAGGACCTGCCTGGAAAAAAGATCTTGGCCCTGATTCCCGACTCTGGAGAAAGATATTTAAGCACCGATCTGTTCAACGAGTAG
- the aksA gene encoding homoaconitate hydratase (in Methanococcus jannaschii this protein catalyzes the condensation of alpha-ketoglutarate and acetyl-CoA to form trans-homoaconitate; functions in alphaketosuberate synthesis which is a precursor in coenzyme B and biotin synthesis) has translation MQQIALSPYNPKIEAKDVIIYDSTLRDGEQTPGMAFSQDQKIEIAEKLDDIGVHQIEAGFPAVCESEQRTVKEICSLGLDADILTLSRITKGDIDCCVDAGVDMVLLFIATSDIHLKYKFKKPREFLLEKVQEGLDYCHERGVKASLSAEDSTRTDLDFLIQIYKKAEEAGAARIGVTDTVGCASPEAIFHIVSEVRKAVKVPIGLHLHNDYGLVLANAIAGVKAGATALTTTVNGIGERAGNLPLEQFAPVMKFVYGCDLGIDCSKLTQLCDLVAEYSRLPRPRNQPLVGPNVFAHESGIHVAAILECPLTYESIPPEAVGNRRHILMGKHTGLTYVKKRVEDLGLKASDNQLSRILNEVKNLGEKKGRVSDDEFKQIVIMVLDKTRS, from the coding sequence ATGCAACAGATAGCGTTGAGCCCTTACAACCCGAAGATCGAGGCCAAGGACGTCATCATCTATGATTCTACCCTGAGGGACGGTGAACAGACGCCGGGCATGGCCTTCTCACAGGACCAGAAGATCGAGATCGCGGAAAAGCTTGACGATATCGGGGTCCATCAGATAGAGGCAGGGTTTCCAGCTGTATGCGAGAGCGAGCAAAGGACGGTCAAGGAGATATGCTCACTGGGATTAGATGCGGACATATTGACCCTCTCAAGGATCACAAAGGGGGATATCGATTGCTGCGTCGATGCTGGCGTGGATATGGTCCTACTGTTCATAGCCACATCCGACATCCATTTGAAGTACAAGTTCAAGAAACCAAGGGAGTTCTTATTGGAGAAGGTCCAAGAAGGTCTCGACTATTGTCATGAAAGAGGTGTGAAGGCCTCTCTAAGTGCAGAGGACAGCACAAGGACTGACCTTGACTTTCTCATCCAGATATATAAAAAAGCGGAAGAGGCGGGTGCGGCAAGGATAGGTGTGACAGATACAGTTGGATGCGCGTCCCCTGAGGCGATCTTTCACATCGTCTCGGAGGTGAGGAAGGCAGTGAAGGTCCCCATCGGTCTGCACCTGCATAATGATTATGGACTTGTGCTGGCAAACGCCATCGCGGGGGTCAAGGCCGGTGCCACCGCTTTGACCACCACCGTCAATGGTATAGGGGAAAGGGCCGGCAACCTTCCATTGGAGCAGTTCGCGCCAGTGATGAAATTCGTGTACGGATGCGACCTTGGCATCGATTGTTCAAAGCTGACCCAGCTCTGCGATCTGGTCGCGGAGTACTCCCGGCTACCAAGGCCAAGGAACCAACCTTTGGTAGGCCCGAACGTTTTCGCGCATGAATCGGGAATACATGTAGCTGCGATATTGGAGTGTCCATTGACTTATGAGAGCATACCTCCCGAGGCCGTCGGTAACAGGAGACATATCCTCATGGGCAAGCACACTGGCCTCACCTATGTGAAGAAACGCGTCGAGGACCTTGGGCTGAAGGCCTCTGACAACCAGCTATCACGCATCCTCAACGAGGTCAAGAATCTGGGAGAAAAGAAGGGGAGGGTGAGCGATGACGAGTTCAAGCAGATCGTCATCATGGTCCTTGACAAGACAAGGTCATAG
- a CDS encoding Ig-like domain-containing protein has translation MYPKTRDRWGNELVRDKDGGIEGLPLQLMILVLIAGVGSAVMMGWMANLDTPTTISEVCTEPGQIILKDLNGDGIYTNDSIDLMVHVVDNNGNDVSGAVVILNGCNVATSSGTTAYGTTDSTGHVLFKGLRASHVGSSLGFITVTITKGGSGSESTYSIPVVCG, from the coding sequence ATGTATCCAAAGACCAGGGACAGATGGGGTAATGAACTAGTTAGAGATAAGGATGGCGGGATAGAAGGGCTCCCTCTGCAGCTGATGATATTGGTCCTTATAGCAGGCGTCGGGTCAGCTGTCATGATGGGCTGGATGGCGAACCTTGACACACCGACGACAATTTCAGAGGTCTGCACTGAACCAGGCCAGATAATTTTAAAGGATCTCAACGGCGACGGTATCTATACAAATGACAGCATAGACCTAATGGTTCATGTCGTTGACAACAACGGCAACGATGTGAGCGGGGCCGTGGTGATATTGAACGGATGTAATGTCGCGACATCGTCCGGGACCACAGCATATGGTACTACGGATTCTACAGGCCATGTGTTATTCAAAGGTCTGAGAGCATCGCACGTGGGCTCATCTCTTGGTTTCATCACGGTGACGATCACCAAGGGCGGATCGGGATCGGAGAGCACATACAGCATACCCGTAGTGTGTGGGTGA
- a CDS encoding cation transporter has product MNKGQVAILAMTGGIVVFIIKLVAFLVSDSIALLSDALESIINIVASGMLFASIRIAERPADKEHQFGHRKAENISCLIEGILVLMAAVFIIYASIGRLFNPVTLRDLDLALLVSLFATAINGTLSYVLARESRRTGSIALEGDSKHLLSDVLSSLGVIVGLAIASFTGLFFLDSVLAFLVGALIIKMGYELINRSCGDLLDMHCPSVEEKIREILDRTDGHIEFHELKTRKSGDMVFVTFHLCVNGGMSVYESHEITERIESELKKSFPDLELTIHVETEHQSCLHKKGLDPVE; this is encoded by the coding sequence ATGAACAAGGGCCAAGTGGCCATCTTGGCCATGACGGGGGGCATAGTGGTCTTCATCATCAAGCTTGTCGCCTTCCTCGTCTCGGATTCCATAGCCCTTCTGTCCGATGCATTGGAGTCCATAATAAATATCGTCGCCTCGGGGATGTTGTTCGCTTCGATAAGGATTGCAGAAAGACCTGCTGATAAGGAGCACCAGTTCGGACACCGTAAGGCAGAGAACATCTCATGTCTGATCGAAGGGATCTTGGTCCTGATGGCAGCGGTGTTCATCATCTATGCCAGCATCGGTAGATTGTTCAATCCGGTCACACTGAGAGATCTGGACCTGGCACTGCTCGTCTCTTTGTTCGCCACTGCTATCAATGGCACCCTCTCATATGTTCTTGCCAGAGAATCACGAAGGACAGGATCGATCGCCCTCGAGGGGGATTCCAAGCATCTGTTGTCCGATGTCCTTTCCTCGTTGGGGGTGATTGTTGGATTGGCCATCGCTTCGTTCACCGGCCTCTTCTTCCTCGATTCCGTCCTTGCCTTCCTGGTCGGGGCCTTGATAATAAAGATGGGCTATGAGCTCATCAACAGGTCCTGCGGGGACCTCCTTGATATGCACTGCCCCTCTGTAGAGGAAAAGATAAGGGAGATCCTAGATAGGACCGATGGTCACATCGAGTTCCATGAACTGAAGACAAGAAAGAGCGGGGACATGGTGTTCGTCACATTCCACCTTTGCGTCAATGGGGGGATGTCCGTCTACGAGTCGCATGAGATAACGGAAAGGATCGAGAGCGAGCTGAAAAAGAGCTTCCCGGACCTCGAACTGACGATACATGTTGAGACCGAACACCAATCATGCCTTCATAAGAAAGGTCTGGACCCGGTCGAATGA
- the cysE gene encoding serine O-acetyltransferase, with product MSWREAVQTVLERDPAAKSYMEALLFSPGLHAILIHKISHKQYLKGHIRLARAINYLGRFLTGADIHPGATIGKGFFIDHAVGVVIGETAVIGENVSLFQGVTLGGVSTSKGKRHPTIGNNVTIGAGAIVLGNITVGDNVKIGAGSVVVKDVPPNSTVVGVPGKVIKREGAVVKTDLRHDELPDPLRDAIMDLTNQISELDHRIAMLEERLKKEK from the coding sequence ATGAGCTGGAGGGAGGCAGTACAGACCGTCCTCGAAAGGGACCCGGCCGCGAAGTCCTATATGGAGGCCCTGCTTTTCAGTCCAGGCCTGCATGCCATCCTCATCCACAAGATATCGCACAAACAATATCTGAAAGGTCACATACGTCTTGCGAGGGCGATCAATTATCTCGGCCGTTTCCTGACGGGTGCGGACATCCATCCAGGGGCCACGATAGGCAAAGGGTTCTTCATCGACCACGCGGTCGGTGTCGTGATCGGAGAGACGGCGGTCATCGGTGAGAACGTATCGTTGTTCCAGGGCGTGACCCTGGGCGGTGTGAGCACCAGCAAGGGCAAACGCCATCCGACCATTGGCAATAATGTGACGATCGGGGCAGGAGCGATCGTTCTGGGCAATATCACTGTCGGCGACAATGTCAAGATCGGTGCGGGGTCGGTCGTCGTCAAGGACGTACCACCGAACTCCACCGTGGTGGGAGTGCCAGGCAAGGTGATCAAAAGGGAGGGTGCGGTGGTAAAGACAGACCTCCGCCATGATGAGCTACCGGACCCCCTCCGTGATGCCATCATGGACCTGACCAATCAAATATCAGAACTGGACCATCGGATAGCCATGTTGGAAGAGCGCCTCAAAAAGGAAAAATAA
- a CDS encoding dihydroorotate dehydrogenase, with amino-acid sequence MKGLRTVLAGVTLGNPTMLASGMMGETGASLAKAAMSGAGAVVTKSVGLEPREGYKNPTLYEADGYYINAMGLPNPGIRLFKEEMREAVSSGVPVFGSVFASSIKDFVTVASNMEEIGASAIELNLSCPHAKGYGMEMGIDPEMVHDIVREVKGSLKVPVFAKLTPNTHSLIEVGQAVERAGGDGVVAINTVKAIAISVEFRRPVLSNIYGGLSGPAVKPIGLRSVYDLYDNIDIPIIGVGGIDDWRDAMEYIMAGAKAVQIGSAIGKKGMTVFSEITSGMLRYMEHNDVREISDLVGVAHERK; translated from the coding sequence ATGAAAGGATTGAGGACTGTCTTGGCGGGAGTGACGTTGGGCAACCCTACAATGCTCGCCTCTGGAATGATGGGAGAGACCGGTGCATCCCTGGCCAAGGCTGCGATGTCGGGAGCAGGGGCCGTGGTCACGAAGTCAGTGGGGCTTGAGCCGAGAGAAGGTTACAAGAACCCTACGCTCTACGAGGCGGATGGATATTACATAAATGCGATGGGACTTCCCAACCCAGGCATCAGGCTTTTCAAGGAAGAGATGAGAGAGGCGGTATCATCTGGGGTACCTGTCTTCGGAAGTGTTTTCGCCTCAAGCATTAAGGATTTCGTTACTGTGGCATCTAACATGGAAGAGATCGGAGCGAGCGCCATCGAGCTTAATCTGAGCTGCCCTCACGCGAAGGGGTACGGCATGGAGATGGGCATAGATCCTGAGATGGTCCACGATATCGTCAGAGAGGTCAAGGGGTCTCTGAAGGTACCGGTCTTTGCAAAATTGACGCCGAACACCCACAGTCTGATCGAGGTGGGTCAGGCCGTCGAAAGGGCGGGGGGAGATGGTGTCGTCGCCATCAACACCGTCAAGGCCATTGCGATCAGTGTTGAGTTCAGAAGACCAGTGCTCTCGAATATTTATGGTGGCCTGAGCGGACCTGCCGTCAAACCTATCGGGCTGAGGAGCGTGTATGACCTTTATGATAACATCGACATACCGATCATTGGTGTAGGGGGAATAGATGATTGGCGGGACGCGATGGAGTACATAATGGCAGGCGCGAAGGCCGTCCAGATCGGCTCCGCGATAGGCAAAAAGGGCATGACGGTATTTTCCGAGATAACCTCTGGCATGCTACGCTATATGGAACATAATGACGTTAGGGAGATCTCGGACCTGGTGGGGGTGGCCCATGAACGGAAATGA
- a CDS encoding cysteine desulfurase, protein MTSVYFDNSATTMVDERVIKVMDRFHLVSYGNASSMHKMGLEAGEALDQARRSVARAIGGTAREIVFTSGGTEADNLALMGYSLANKERGKHIITSCIEHHAVLRTCEHLQTLGFEVTYLPVTPEGQVRPEDLERAIRQDTIIVSIMSANNEIGTIQNIREIGAITRSRAIAFHTDAVQSICKQNLHVVKDNIDMLSISAHKFHGPKGVGALFVRKGLRISPIIFGGGQERGLRSSTENVPGIVGMAKAIDVGMEEMEDSVKRMREMRDLIIEGCLSYVKGAMLNGHQTERLCNNAHFCFKDLEGESLVLMLSSEGFMTSTGSACSSRSLEPSHVLKALGLRNDQARGSLRVSLSKFNTMDQAKEFVDILPEIVERVRKL, encoded by the coding sequence TTGACATCTGTGTATTTCGACAACAGCGCAACGACCATGGTCGATGAAAGGGTAATAAAGGTCATGGACCGCTTCCACTTGGTTTCTTATGGGAACGCCAGTAGTATGCACAAGATGGGATTGGAGGCCGGTGAGGCCCTGGACCAAGCAAGGAGGTCGGTTGCACGTGCGATCGGTGGGACAGCACGCGAGATTGTTTTCACATCCGGGGGAACAGAGGCCGACAACCTCGCGTTGATGGGTTACTCTTTAGCCAATAAAGAAAGAGGGAAGCACATCATCACTTCCTGCATAGAGCATCACGCTGTCCTGAGGACATGTGAGCATCTTCAGACCCTCGGTTTCGAAGTAACCTACCTGCCCGTGACGCCAGAAGGTCAGGTCAGACCAGAGGATCTCGAGAGGGCGATCCGTCAAGACACCATAATTGTCTCTATCATGTCGGCGAACAACGAGATAGGGACGATCCAAAATATCAGGGAGATCGGAGCCATAACAAGGTCCAGGGCCATAGCTTTCCATACTGATGCGGTCCAATCCATCTGTAAGCAGAATTTGCATGTTGTCAAGGACAATATTGATATGCTGTCCATCAGTGCACACAAGTTCCATGGGCCCAAGGGAGTTGGGGCGTTGTTCGTCCGGAAAGGATTAAGGATATCTCCCATAATCTTCGGCGGAGGGCAGGAAAGAGGGTTGAGGTCTTCGACCGAGAACGTGCCTGGGATAGTCGGGATGGCCAAGGCGATAGATGTCGGAATGGAAGAGATGGAGGATTCGGTAAAAAGAATGAGGGAGATGAGGGACCTCATCATAGAGGGCTGTCTTTCCTATGTCAAAGGCGCTATGCTTAACGGTCATCAGACGGAGCGCCTTTGCAACAACGCCCATTTCTGCTTCAAAGACCTCGAGGGGGAGTCTTTGGTCCTTATGCTGTCATCAGAGGGGTTCATGACCTCGACAGGTTCTGCATGCTCATCGAGGTCCCTTGAGCCTTCTCATGTATTGAAGGCATTGGGGCTGAGGAACGATCAGGCCAGAGGGTCCCTGAGGGTGTCCCTCTCAAAATTCAACACCATGGACCAGGCGAAAGAGTTTGTCGACATCCTTCCGGAAATTGTAGAGAGGGTCAGAAAGCTTTGA
- a CDS encoding dihydroorotate dehydrogenase electron transfer subunit, translated as MNGNEVVRVIDKVSEGRGITTLRFELDRTVRPGQFFMVWVPGVDEVPMSASYIGKLKGITVREVGEATKALSSVKVGEMIGIRGPYGRGFMQPAGRYLVVGGGTGIAAVLPAIEMSKDRSIVDVALGARTSSELIFEERARKASDHVMVSTDDGSKGHHGTVVSLVDEMLSKRSYSQLIACGPEKMLFYLLEVCKKHGVESQMSLERFMKCGSGLCGSCVIDGRRVCADGPVFLGREIDEMKEFGRSKRDEAGRSVPL; from the coding sequence ATGAACGGAAATGAGGTCGTAAGGGTCATTGACAAGGTGAGCGAGGGGAGGGGGATCACAACGCTCAGGTTCGAGCTAGACAGGACCGTGCGTCCAGGCCAGTTCTTCATGGTATGGGTCCCTGGGGTCGACGAGGTGCCCATGTCCGCCTCTTATATCGGCAAGCTCAAAGGGATTACCGTCAGAGAGGTCGGCGAGGCGACCAAGGCCCTCAGCTCGGTCAAGGTCGGGGAAATGATCGGGATACGGGGACCATATGGCAGGGGCTTCATGCAGCCGGCGGGACGATACCTCGTGGTGGGGGGAGGGACGGGCATAGCAGCCGTCCTTCCGGCCATCGAGATGTCCAAGGACAGGAGCATCGTTGATGTCGCTCTGGGGGCGAGGACCTCTTCAGAGCTGATCTTCGAGGAGAGGGCAAGGAAGGCCTCCGACCATGTGATGGTATCAACGGACGATGGGAGCAAAGGACACCATGGAACGGTCGTGTCGTTGGTGGACGAGATGTTGTCAAAGAGGTCATACTCTCAGCTGATCGCCTGTGGGCCTGAGAAGATGCTGTTCTATCTTCTTGAGGTATGCAAAAAACATGGCGTGGAGAGCCAAATGTCTCTTGAAAGGTTCATGAAATGTGGTTCAGGCCTCTGCGGCTCCTGCGTCATCGATGGCAGAAGGGTATGCGCCGACGGCCCTGTCTTCCTGGGAAGAGAGATAGACGAGATGAAGGAGTTCGGCAGGAGCAAGAGGGACGAGGCAGGCCGTTCGGTCCCACTATGA
- a CDS encoding cysteine desulfurase has protein sequence MDVAKIRKDFKVLQSEPRIVYLDSACQSLRPRQVVEAMDEYYYDYPACSGRSVHRLATQVSFKIDEARESIADFIGAASPSEIVFTKSCTESLNTVAKGLRLKKGDIVVTSDIEHNSNHVPWLDLQRMIGIKRRFSRSKDDGTFDIESFKSVMDRSVKVVSMVHTNNVNGVTVPIKEIAEIAHDNGALMVVDGAQSAPHMKVDMEAMDIDVFCMSMHKMLGPSGMGILYGNEEVLRDLRPLMSGGGSVLETTYDSETSLPPPEKFEAGLLNYAGIIGSGAAIKYLREVGMDEVASHSRKLNERITSGLKDIPEVEILRPYQAEKRGCIFSFNIKGLRSHDVAMLLDEMSRILIRSGNHCAHPYFASRGIDGCARASLYLYNDEKDCDIFVDSVKKVVETFAS, from the coding sequence ATGGACGTTGCAAAGATCCGAAAGGATTTCAAGGTCCTCCAGTCAGAGCCGAGGATCGTATATCTTGACTCAGCGTGCCAGAGCTTGAGACCAAGACAGGTCGTGGAGGCTATGGACGAATATTATTACGATTATCCAGCGTGCTCAGGAAGGAGCGTCCATAGGCTCGCGACGCAGGTCTCGTTCAAGATAGATGAGGCGCGAGAAAGCATAGCGGATTTCATCGGGGCGGCCTCGCCTTCAGAGATCGTCTTCACCAAGAGCTGCACGGAGTCGCTGAACACGGTCGCGAAGGGCCTGCGGCTGAAAAAAGGTGATATCGTTGTGACGAGCGATATCGAGCACAACAGCAACCATGTCCCTTGGTTAGACCTCCAGAGGATGATTGGCATAAAAAGAAGATTTTCCAGGTCAAAAGATGATGGGACGTTTGATATCGAATCCTTCAAATCCGTTATGGACAGGTCGGTCAAGGTCGTCAGCATGGTCCATACCAACAATGTCAACGGTGTGACCGTCCCTATCAAAGAGATCGCTGAGATAGCACATGACAATGGTGCCCTGATGGTGGTTGACGGAGCTCAGTCCGCACCACATATGAAGGTCGATATGGAGGCGATGGACATCGATGTGTTCTGTATGTCGATGCACAAGATGCTTGGTCCTTCTGGCATGGGCATCTTATATGGAAACGAGGAGGTTCTTAGGGACCTTCGTCCTTTGATGTCGGGAGGAGGAAGTGTACTTGAGACCACATATGATAGCGAGACATCCTTGCCGCCACCAGAGAAATTCGAGGCCGGACTCCTGAACTACGCTGGGATAATCGGATCTGGTGCAGCTATAAAGTACCTTAGGGAGGTTGGGATGGATGAGGTTGCATCCCATTCAAGAAAATTGAATGAAAGGATCACATCTGGATTGAAGGACATACCGGAGGTTGAGATCCTCAGGCCCTATCAGGCAGAGAAGAGAGGATGTATTTTTTCATTCAATATCAAAGGATTGAGATCCCATGATGTGGCCATGCTGCTCGATGAAATGTCGAGGATATTGATCAGATCTGGAAATCATTGTGCTCACCCCTACTTTGCATCAAGGGGGATCGATGGATGTGCCAGAGCCTCCCTGTATCTCTATAATGATGAGAAAGACTGCGATATATTCGTAGATTCCGTGAAGAAGGTCGTCGAGACGTTCGCATCCTGA
- a CDS encoding cysteine--tRNA ligase produces MTLEIYNTLTKRTEEFIPIDDKKVRMYVCGVTVYNDIHMGHARSIIVFDMVARYLRYKGYEVKHVTNFTDVDDKIINKANEMGMDPLALSKMYIEHYFEDLQKLGVKSADIYPKASESIDDIIRMVQKIIDAGYGYVAEDGSIYFSVERFKDYGKLSGNKLEDMLAGARIEVDETKRSPVDFCLWKAAKPGEVSWDSPWGKGRPGWHIECSAMVYRHLGETLDIHGGGNDLIFPHHENEILQSEAVTGKPLAKYWMHNGMLQVEGEKMSKSLKNFFTVRDVMQHYSTQEVRFYFLNTHYRGPLTYSEDALNEAAAALRRLQHTYMELRDHLESASGNYDADDLVKRTRAEFIEHMDDDLNTRGAISVLFELARESNKLMHHDLLSKKGTRCIMALFEEFDTILGILPTLEKDADQLDDVMEVIIAVRQELRKRKLYDLADKIRDDLKQKGIMLEDTVDGVKWRAE; encoded by the coding sequence ATGACATTGGAGATATACAATACCCTGACCAAAAGGACAGAGGAGTTCATCCCGATCGATGACAAGAAGGTCAGGATGTACGTGTGCGGCGTCACCGTCTATAATGACATCCATATGGGCCATGCGCGCTCGATCATCGTGTTCGACATGGTCGCCAGGTACCTGAGGTACAAAGGTTATGAGGTGAAGCATGTCACGAACTTCACCGACGTTGACGATAAGATCATCAACAAGGCCAACGAGATGGGCATGGACCCCCTGGCGCTCTCGAAGATGTATATAGAACATTACTTTGAGGACCTTCAGAAGCTCGGTGTCAAAAGCGCTGACATCTACCCTAAGGCCTCTGAGAGCATAGATGACATAATAAGGATGGTCCAGAAGATAATCGATGCCGGATATGGGTATGTGGCAGAGGACGGCAGCATCTACTTCAGCGTTGAAAGGTTCAAGGACTATGGTAAGCTCTCCGGGAACAAGCTTGAAGATATGTTGGCCGGGGCCAGGATCGAGGTGGACGAGACGAAGAGGAGCCCGGTCGACTTCTGCCTTTGGAAGGCCGCAAAGCCAGGGGAGGTATCCTGGGACAGCCCCTGGGGGAAGGGAAGGCCGGGCTGGCATATCGAGTGCTCTGCCATGGTCTATCGTCACCTCGGGGAGACGTTGGACATACATGGAGGAGGCAACGACCTGATATTCCCTCATCATGAGAACGAGATCCTCCAGTCGGAGGCGGTCACAGGAAAGCCGTTGGCAAAATATTGGATGCATAACGGCATGCTCCAGGTGGAGGGGGAGAAGATGTCAAAGTCCCTGAAGAACTTCTTCACGGTCAGGGACGTCATGCAGCATTATTCTACACAGGAGGTCAGGTTCTACTTCCTGAACACGCATTATAGAGGTCCTTTGACCTATAGCGAGGACGCTTTGAACGAGGCTGCCGCCGCCCTGCGGAGACTGCAGCACACCTATATGGAGCTCAGGGACCACCTAGAGTCGGCATCAGGTAACTATGACGCCGACGACCTGGTAAAAAGGACGAGAGCGGAGTTCATCGAGCACATGGACGATGACCTCAATACAAGAGGGGCGATATCGGTGCTGTTCGAGCTTGCTAGGGAGAGCAACAAGCTCATGCATCATGACCTGTTGAGCAAGAAGGGCACCAGATGCATCATGGCATTGTTCGAGGAGTTCGACACGATACTAGGGATATTACCTACTCTGGAGAAGGACGCCGACCAGCTCGATGATGTGATGGAGGTCATAATAGCCGTAAGGCAGGAGCTCCGAAAGAGGAAGCTCTATGACCTGGCCGACAAGATCAGGGATGACCTCAAGCAGAAGGGGATAATGCTCGAGGACACGGTGGACGGGGTCAAATGGAGAGCGGAATGA